A genomic segment from Drosophila miranda strain MSH22 chromosome 3, D.miranda_PacBio2.1, whole genome shotgun sequence encodes:
- the LOC108159620 gene encoding CDK-activating kinase assembly factor MAT1 translates to MEDQACPRCKTTKYRNPSLKLMVNVCGHTLCESCVDLLFLKGSGACPECMVPLRRNNFRVQLFEDPMVEKEVDIRRRILRDYNKREEDFGTLEEFNDYLEEIEDIVYNLCNNIEIIETNKRIEAYKRDNREVIQRNKTRVGRDESALEEMLELERVQEEYRKKELDELETEHKKKKARDKQALIDELMYSGKDAAQIVTEFAEKAEKQREEEKQLPPPKLSNEFSTGIKFGQTADPTLIPVPKSEEGPLFVYEPLIAITDGPTPPPTNEIESLGYISHIRAESQQENAGGFTATMACERALQEALQGLFYTPTAGVAAGI, encoded by the coding sequence ATGGAAGACCAGGCATGCCCGCGGTGCAAGACCACCAAGTACCGCAATCCCTCGCTCAAGCTGATGGTCAACGTTTGTGGCCACACGCTCTGCGAGTCCTGCGTGGACCTGCTCTTTCTCAAGGGATCCGGGGCATGTCCGGAGTGCATGGTACCACTGCGCCGCAACAACTTCCGGGTGCAGCTCTTTGAGGATCCCATGGTGGAGAAGGAGGTGGACATCAGACGGCGCATCTTGCGCGACTACAACAAGCGCGAAGAGGACTTTGGCACGCTGGAGGAGTTCAACGACTACCTGGAGGAGATCGAGGACATTGTGTACAACCTGTGCAACAACATCGAGATCATTGAGACGAACAAACGTATTGAGGCGTACAAGCGAGACAACCGTGAGGTGATTCAGCGCAACAAGACCCGAGTGGGCCGCGATGAGTCAGCCCTAGAGGAGATGCTCGAGCTGGAGCGCGTTCAGGAAGAGTACCGGAAGAAGGAGCTCGATGAGCTGGAGACCGagcacaaaaagaaaaaggccCGTGATAAGCAGGCCCTCATCGACGAGCTCATGTACAGCGGCAAGGATGCTGCCCAGATTGTGACTGAATTTGCCGAAAAGGCAGAGAAGCAGCGCGAGGAGGAGAAGCAGCTGCCGCCGCCGAAGCTGTCGAACGAGTTCTCCACGGGCATCAAGTTTGGCCAGACGGCAGAtccaaccctgattcccgttcCCAAGTCGGAAGAGGGTCCGCTCTTTGTATACGAGCCGTTGATCGCCATCACAGATGGTCCCACTCCACCGCCAACTAACGAGATCGAGTCGTTGGGCTACATCTCGCACATACGGGCTGAGTCACAGCAGGAGAATGCCGGCGGATTCACCGCAACCATGGCCTGTGAGCGTGCCCTTCAGGAAGCGCTGCAGGGTCTCTTTTACACCCCCACAGCTGGCGTGGCAGCGGGCATATGA
- the LOC117185800 gene encoding ubiquitin-conjugating enzyme E2 W-like isoform X1 yields the protein MLKLFKKSKDKIPKSEIITEPKEPKTPPVSKCGKPLQLDNSRWERRLHKELMSLIKEPPPGVTVDTESVQQNLSEWKLNIKGFEGTLYDGEDFQLLFKFNNKYPFDSPEVTFIGNNIPVHPHVYSNGHICLSILTEDWSPALSVQSVCLSIASMLSSCREKKRPPDNALYVKTCNKNPKKTKWWYHDDSV from the exons ATGCTGAAGCTATTCAAGAAATCAAAAGACAAAATACCCAAATCGGAAATAATAACCGAGCCCAAGGAGCCGAAAACGCCGCCCGTCTCCAAATGCGGCAAGCCCTTGCAGCTGGATAACTCGCGCTGGGAG CGCCGGCTTCACAAAGAGCTGATGTCCCTGATCAAGGAGCCGCCACCGGGTGTCACTGTCGACACCGAAAGCGTACAGCAGAATTTATCCGA ATGGAAATTAAACATAAAAGGTTTCGAGGGCACCCTTTACGATGGCGAGGACTTCCAGTTGCTGTTCAAATTTAACAATAAATATCCCTTCGATTCGCCTGAG GTGACCTTTATTGGCAACAATATACCCGTGCACCCACATGTCTACAGCAATGGACACATCTGCCTGTCCATTCTGACAGAGGACTGGTCGCCGGCGCTGTCGGTGCAATCGGTGTGCCTTAGCATAGCTTCCATGTTGAGCAGCTGTCGCGAGAAGAAGCGTCCTCCAGACAACGCGCTCTACGTTAAGACCTGCAATAAAAATCCCAAAAAGACTAAATGGTGGTACCACG ATGACTCTGTTTAG
- the LOC117185800 gene encoding ubiquitin-conjugating enzyme E2 W-like isoform X2: MTAMSPSERRLHKELMSLIKEPPPGVTVDTESVQQNLSEWKLNIKGFEGTLYDGEDFQLLFKFNNKYPFDSPEVTFIGNNIPVHPHVYSNGHICLSILTEDWSPALSVQSVCLSIASMLSSCREKKRPPDNALYVKTCNKNPKKTKWWYHDDSV; this comes from the exons CGCCGGCTTCACAAAGAGCTGATGTCCCTGATCAAGGAGCCGCCACCGGGTGTCACTGTCGACACCGAAAGCGTACAGCAGAATTTATCCGA ATGGAAATTAAACATAAAAGGTTTCGAGGGCACCCTTTACGATGGCGAGGACTTCCAGTTGCTGTTCAAATTTAACAATAAATATCCCTTCGATTCGCCTGAG GTGACCTTTATTGGCAACAATATACCCGTGCACCCACATGTCTACAGCAATGGACACATCTGCCTGTCCATTCTGACAGAGGACTGGTCGCCGGCGCTGTCGGTGCAATCGGTGTGCCTTAGCATAGCTTCCATGTTGAGCAGCTGTCGCGAGAAGAAGCGTCCTCCAGACAACGCGCTCTACGTTAAGACCTGCAATAAAAATCCCAAAAAGACTAAATGGTGGTACCACG ATGACTCTGTTTAG